The following is a genomic window from Rutidosis leptorrhynchoides isolate AG116_Rl617_1_P2 chromosome 8, CSIRO_AGI_Rlap_v1, whole genome shotgun sequence.
AAAATTCGTGTGGGATGCAATCTTTGCACCCTAATTTGTATTCGCGATTTTTCTTCGGTTTTGGCTCAGCCTATTTACTATGGTCGTTGCCCTTTTGTATCTCGTTTGGAACTATATATTTCATACCttgcttttttttttaaaaaaaatgtatgtTACAGTGATTTTGCTTGTTCAACCTACCTACTGGCAAGAGGTTCATTCAgaaacaatctctctatccataggaCATTAAGAGTGAGGACTTTCTCTACTGTTGGGGTgtttcactctgagtggagaaacgacttctctttattctaggataggggaatgattgtctacatcttacctcccccataGCCCACATATGTTGGATTGAGCTTTGTTGTTGCTATTGTTGTAGTGATTTTGCTTGCTTATTTATACACAAGTTTACATGTCTAACAAAGGCAAGGAACCTATGATATATTGAAACGAATCATTGATTTAAATAAGGCATCAGTCATGTGTATGTTGTGAAGAAGCAAGACTATAGAGTTTTACCACTAAAGAATTCAACTAGAACTTAAATTTAGAGACTCCAAAACTGAACATTCATGAATTCCATAGACCAAATCTAGAAATTACTCATAAACTACCACCGGTTCTCTTTCCATCCTCCAAATTCTTGCCCATATGTTTCGGTTTCCTCCTGTATCCATGAAAACCCAAATGAAAAAACAAGTGAAACTATTGGAGATGTCTGTTGTTTTCTGTGTTGATATCTGAATctgaataaagttttaaaaaggttCGAGATTTAAGTACCCTTGGAGTGAAGGTGATACCAACGCGAATATCTCCAGAGTAGGTTTCACTACTATTCACAACACTGTACTTTTGAGTACGTATCTCAGCGGTTCCATTTTCCACTCCTAATTCCAGTACTTCTTTCAAGTAGATCCTACGTAGACACAGTAAATAGGTAACACCTATGAGTATGTTGTTAGAAAAGATAATTTGTAATTATGTtggaataaaataaatataatattggAAAAGTTCTTTTATGTCCTGCAACCCTTTCCAAACAGACGACCATTTGGCCACCTCCAACAAGATGAACATGTATATTACTCTATAACTACTACCTAGCTATTCATTTGTGAGATCAACATTCAAAATTTGGTCAAAGTAAAATCTTACGTTGTTTGACCAATGTAGTCATCAGCTGAGAAGGTGTCATGGTCCATGATCTTGAGAACAAGTTTAGGCTGTTCATCTGCTCCAGGAAACTCTACCCTGAAGCTGAATTTTTCGTTCCACTTTGGGTTGCTACCTTGTCCTACATCATTCaaaacattaatatatatatatatatatatatatatatatatatatatatatatatatatatatatatatatatgtatatatatatatatacaaataatcatGTATTAGCACAAAAAATTGCATCTTGCCATGGCCAATTCAAAGTCAAACTAATACTCAGTATATTATATGTATGTCAATGTTTGGAATCAACATTTCAATTCATGTATGTACACTCTCTTATTTAAATGGTAGCATATAATATTACCAAAGAATCTTTAGTGCTCTTATTTTAAATGGTaacataattttgataatttatttcAGTCAGTTGAGATCAAATTAATCTTACCTTTGGCAACAGTGCTCTTGTGCTCTTGACTCTTGTATTTGATCAGCACATATGGATCTATGTTGTCTACACCACAAGGAATACAAGAAAATAAATCAATTATAAAGTATATACATAACATAATAATTCCTTAATAATTCTGAAAGAGGAATGGATGGAACATAATATAATACAGTATAACACAATAAAGTTATCATGATAAGTATAAAGGGTGTACAGACATAATCAGCTAGTCATGCAACCTGAGGTCCAGAGCAGATTAAATCAATACACATGATAAACAACTATACAATCTATGGTAAAATGTTTGTCATAATATGGGTCACCAAATGCTAACTATAGCCTGTCATATTTAACTTAATTCAATATTAATAGTTCAAAGTTATCATACATAAACAttcatatcaaaatcaaataaagaaAGTTGGTATCACAAAGGAAATTAACTTTTTGTAGTTTATAATAAAAGTAAACTgagtttaaaattgtaaatatattAGGCCTAATTATTTTAACATTTATTGTTGATAACAAATTTAGATAGGCAGATATGGTTTAAACCAAGAACTAAATGAACTCCAAACATAGTAGTAGACTAGTCGTAATATACTGTATAATATAGTATTCTTAATGACAGAAATTTATAATCTAAAATAAAATAATGAAACAAAGAAGGTGAAAAGTATGACAAATGTAAACAGTATACAGGTCAATCACCACATGCttaatacggagtatatttttaGAAAGGTTTCATTACAACTTATGATCCCCAGCTATGGATTACTCAAATGCCATTAGATCAAACAAACTCTGAACCTTAGTCCTCAAATCAGCTACCAAGGCGTTTGACAATGTAgccaatttataaaaataataattattcccAACTAACAAATTGTATTTAACACTTTTATTACAGAATATACTTATACTTATTATATTGTTAGGTGAGGCTCACACGATGAACAATTGAACATTCAATGGTTAATTAGCTACAACCAAAGCAATAAATACTAATCCGTACCatgtaattttatttattattgttatattcTTTTCTAAATAAAATGATGTCGTTTTGAGACTATTAGCCAACCGATCACATAAAAAAAAGGTGGAGTTTACATTTGTGACCGGCCAACACCGGCCACGTCAACCACCTATATTCACGGTCAACATGAAGGAACACGAAATTTCAgccaaaaattacgctaaaatcaTAATAAAACGATTTAAAAAGCTTGAACTACAGATAAACTGAACGATATCGGTCGATTAAACAGATTTTGAGGAAAAAACTGAACGAGAAGTGAAATTTGGGTAGAATACGTACTGAGGAAATCGGATTTGGTGAGACCGTGAGCATCCACCAGATTCACCTCCATTATTCCGATCGTCATTTCACTATCTTCAATTTCAAACACGAACagaaaattaataaattaaaaatgACGTATTTAATTAGAAATGATGAAATTGAGAAAATCACACGCAGACGGCATTTTACATGAACTTACTAAATATGAGTAATAAAGAAAATGAGGACGTCATGACTTACAATATTTACTTTTCTACCCCTGTATTTTGTAATCATTGGCAGTTTAAGTACTTTTAGTTTCTTTAATGTTAAAATATAAAACTGAAAATTCCACAAAGGATgtgactttgactaagtcaaagtcATCCTTTGACTCTTTTAATATCATCCGAGATTAACATCATCATGGTTTTATACATTGTAGTGTAGTATCAGCAATGGGTAAATGAATAAAATTTTCAATAGAGTAGTTAAAAGCACAAGAGCACCATTGCCACAACCATTATCACATTATGTGAGTCGTGTATGTCCCATATTATGCTTAGATCAGGGTCTTCTTACATTGTTTGTCCTATTTCTTCATCAGTATGAGAGGGTGTCATGATCCATAATCTTTAGAACAAGCTTTGGCTGTTTGTCAGCACCTGGATACTCTACCATGAATGTGAACTTTTCGTTCCATTTAAAATTTACTTCCTAGCCCTAGTGTCTTGCATCATTTAAGGCTGCAAGCATAAAGATGTTGGTTCACATACTCACATATATTTTGGGATACCATTTACATTTTTTATATCTCAATTAAGTCCGTATTATATACTCTACTCGTCTCAAAATAATTGTTTAAATTTTCAATTTTATTTGTCCCAAAATAAGTCTCTAGGGAGTAATAATCGACTGTGACAAAGAAACATTAGAGATGGGTTATAACATATAGTCAGTTTATCTTGCGATGAGATGAagtatataaacttaaacaatagaAAGATTCATTGGGTCAAGTGGGATGACATTTTGAAAGAAAAAGATAAGGGCGGTCTTGGTGTGATTAGCATGGAATCTCTCAACAATTCTCTTCTTTATAAATGGAGGTGGCGTTATGTCCATAACAAGAACCAAATTTGGGTCAAAATTATTCAAGCTATTCATGGTGTTCAACCGGATGGCCTTTATCCTTGCATCACGCGTGCTCCTGCTACTTGTTGGGGCAAAATTAACAGTTGTCTTTTATCTTTGCACTCTTTGCAGGTTATTCACCCTTCAATCTTGTCCATTCATGTTGGAAATGGTCTTCATACTAGATTCTGGATGGATAGATGGTGTCATGATTCCACTCTTGGTGCTCTTTTCCCACGTCTTTTCTACCTTGACGTGAATAGGGAATGCTTGGTTTCTGATAGATGGCAGAACCTTAATTGGGTTTGGCAATGGCGAAGAGGTGTTCGTGGTGGGGCAGAAGCTGATCAACTCACTTCTCTTTGCAACTTATTGGAGAATGTTTCATGTACGGATAAGGTGGACAAGTGGGTTTGGTCTCTTACTTCTGATAATGTGTTTTCGGTTAGCTCTCTTCGGCATATTTTAGATAGCTCTATGGACGTCTCCCGACACACGTACTGGAATAAAGTGATCCCTTCTAAAGTCCTTATTTTTTATTGGCGCCTTTTGCTTAATAGATTGCCCCATAAGAAGAATTTGCAGGCCCGAAATGTGTATTGTTCTACTTTCTCGTGCTCTGATTGCGGATTTTTCTTGGAGGATTCGAACCATATTTTCTTTCATTGTCAGTCTGCTTCTCAAGTGTGGAGTTTTGTTGCTTCATGGACCGGTATTTCCCTGCCTAGGTGGTCAAATGGGTTGGAGCTTCGGAATTGGCTAGCTTCGGCCTCCCCAGACCCAAAAGTTACGCTTGTTTTACACTGCATCTGCATCACATCTCTCTGGTCTATTTGGAGGCTCAGGAACGATATTGTCTTCAGCTCCGGTTTGTTCAAGAAGAGCCATCTTTTAGACTACATTGTTGTTAATGCTTTTGATTGGTTATCCTCTAGATCTAAGTTATTTAAGATCGATTGGAATGTTTGGCTTCAATTTCCTTTGAACATTTTGTAATTTTTTCCTAGCTTCTTGCTAGCTTAATTTAATTCTGCCGTTCTAAAAAAAAAAGATGAAGTATATAAACTAAATGATTAAACGAATACAGATAAGTTTTTTTATGTTAATGCTAACCGGGGAAGGAGAATTATATACAGAGTAGTTAATAAGGTTTGAATCTAAGACTTTTCGTGAAGATATCAGAACCTCAAATACTCGTTTGCCTTGCGATAGTTTATATAAACTAAATGAAGGCACCTAGTTATTCTGGTTATTGCATACTATTTTTTAAATGATCACATATGACAATGTACAAAATTGTTGTATATTTATTTGTTCATTGACTTTACCTTTTGCAATGGTGTTATTGTGCTCTTGACTCCTGTATTGGATTAACACACATGGATCTATTTTGTGTGCGCAAGAACGAATAAAGAGCATTAAGTTATTTGGTGTTCAATATCCATATTGCACCTTAGTGTTCTTAATGGGTATTATTCGGTGCCAGTGGCCTCTTAGCTTTATGGGCGATATCAGATGATTGGTATCTCACCCCACATAAGTGTCAAGGATGGAGCTGCAACAGGAGAGACTACTAACCCCTGCTCTTGTTTGTAACCGTCTTTTACGAGTCTGGAAAGCCTTACTCTTTAAAATAGAATGGAGAAGGGCGGACAACACAAGATTTTGAGTCTCGCGTGTCTACCATTTCACCACCAACGCATCTTAAAGTGAATCATATTCCATGAATATGATATGAAATAAAAGTGGAATGTTGGAGTATATCTATCGATCATGTCATATATGCGCGAATTGGATGTCCAATTGATTACTTATTACCTTGGTACTCACGTAGAAGCAGATGCCAACAACTGCAGGTTTTCATCACCCATTTTTGGCGATAATCAGAGATGGTCATAGATTTTATAATATCTGAGGCGAGCCGACTTAAAAATGCTCTTATAAACAAAAAACCCATTCTCTTACGGGTTTGGAACAAATCAAGTTAGGCCTAGATGGCACATTCCAACGACCAATTTCTATTCAATAAATGAATAGTATATTTTACAAATACGAGGAAATAAAATCCTAAATATAAGacgttcacaaaaaaaaaaaaaaaaaaaaaaatagaaaattccTCTTACGGGTTTGATTTCGAaccatatataaacgttaataacaGAGTCTcacattaaaaaggaaaaaaaaaaatagtagATAAAAAATCTTATAAAACCATCATATACAAGTTATTGAAATCTATTAAGCTGCAACTTATTGAAATCCATGCAAGAATTTGGTATCATTTTGAATACATGATAAATAGTATCCAAAGTAGCACTAGTCCCTGGAGCTAGTAGGAGAATGTCCCTTAATTAAATGAAAATACAAAACAgaatatcagtatatatatatatatatatatatatatatatatatatatatatatatatatgcaacgtAAGTAGTACAACAAagcaaaatttaaaataaaataaaaaaacaaaaaaaaaacatgtgtgcgACTAACAATTTATAAACTTCTTCTGTTAGTAAACAGTTAGAAGAAAACTGGCACCCAAATAAATTAAAGGCACATCCTTTGGAACACGATTGATCAGCAATAAATATAAGCAATCAATCATTATCATaaagatacatacatatatacatattacatatccaCATTTAATTTaatatgtaatgtaatgtaataatattatgtattatgtattatgtaATGTAATAATAAGAAAGCATAACATTTGTCCATACCATCATGTATCTATAGAAAGAAGCATTCATAATGATAAGAATATCCTCTTTTTATTCTTTTTCTCTGGTTTCTCAAAACTAGAATCCAATTccctcttgttgttgttgttgttgttgcttggtTTCATGAAGAGATAGGGAGATACAAGTGACTTGACATATATTGGGGCAGGAATATTAAACCAATCCTGCGAAGACAGATCTACATTTCCTTTATCATCATCACATAAACGCCAAGTGTTGTTTGGAAGGCGATCGAGCTTGTACGCAATAGTGGCAGCAGGAGCAGCATACTTATTACCTTGGTAATCATGTGGAAGCATTTGCCAACAATTATAGTTTCTCATCACCCATGCGTGGCAGTCATCACTAACCAAATCATATGGTCGAATTATGCATAGACATCCTTCAAACACTCCTAGTATGTTTTCATGCTCATCACCACATACATATTTCGCATCACATGGTTGGGGGACTTCTTTGAATTTGTCTAGAGATAAATCGTAAGAAAGAATAACAGTTTTGTTCTTCTTCATATCATTCACAAACCAATGAAGCGCCCCATCGTATAAAACACCGGCAAGAAAACGATGATGAGCATTATAAGTTAAATAGTCATCACATTCTCCGACGGTGTATTTCCATTTATTCGACTTTAAAGATAACACTTGAAAACCCATATGATGATTGGATTTATCACTACCAAAAACAACCTTGTAATCATCCGTGGTAGAATCATAACCAAAACCCCATACGACTCTATTGTTGAACTTGTAAGGAAGAAGCATTGGCAGTTCTCTAACCTCCCGAGTGGAAGGATTAGTTACTAAAAATCTAtctctttttttaaaaaaagagaTGCAAACAAGGCCGTTACATGAACCAACCATGTTATTAGTGCTATAAAAGAATTTATAATGTAATTGAATTCTTAAATCTCCATGCTCACGATTCCTATTAATACTATGTTTTAGATGAACTTTATTAACAAAATAACTAGTTGATAAATAATTATACCATGACTTACAAACACTCTTGCATCGGAGAACATCTTCTACATCCAACCTTGCAAGTATCTCACCCACCACATCCATTACAGCAAGATACGAGGCGGAATGTGGAATAGCGAGATAAATATATCGATGAAGTTGTCCAATTTTAGATTTTTTAGGGTTTACGACAGGGTTCTAAgattttagattttagggttttctAGGGTTTAATTTGGGGATTCTTGTAATTTCGGAATTCAGCTTCGGCGATATTTTAACGAACCAATGTTTATTTTATTGGGctttattaatattttaattaattttaaattaaattcAAATAGACAGAATTTCATTGATGGTCCCTCTTATTTGTATCTGATTATACTCGTGGTTCTTATGTTTTTTTCATCAAAAATAGTCCCTGTTGTTTGATTTTGTATCAACCCTAGCGGTGACATGTAGTCAGTCAGATGAAAACGTGAATTTTTTAACTGTGACGTGACAATAAAGTTAGATAGTAGTGAGTGTTAAATTTAGGTGAGTGAAATGATTTTGAGTGATGTGGTGAAATATGATTTGAAGTTaagtataaaataaataaattaataatatataaagattaatCATAAATTTTGATTAGCTCATACACCCCTGACGCGTACTTTTTTCCGTCAATTTTGTGACTAACGCCCCCGGACGTCAGGGTTAATGGCGTCAGGGCGACAAATTTCTTTCCAACTCACATGTCAGATCATATTTGGGGGCGTTTCTTTTCGTTTTTTATAAGTCTGGTTAATGGTGGTCTTATAAATTTAGGGTTCGACTATAAATATAAATTCTTAGATTGATGGAAACATAATAATAGTCTACATAGCATTACAGTCATTAATTAATGGCGGTAACGTACAAACCTTTTTGCACCAATGAACGACATTTGATGTATTTATCCTTCGATAAATATATTATACAATCATATATTACAAATTATACTCTTCGATGTATTATGAATGAGACCGGGGACGTCAGTAGGTGATTAGGTGGGGATTTTTTCACAAACACTAAGTTACAAGCTATCTTTGCCTAAGATTaatgtttatttatatttatatcatttaacttcataaatataaaatttatacaaAAGCCAAGATTACGCGTGAGCCTTACAAGGCTAGTTCACGTTCTACGAACATTTTCATCTTAATTTCAGTATTTACCAAACATCTACATTCTCCTATTCTGACATTGACTCTCCTTCCATCCTCCAAAGTCTTGTGCATACGCTTCGGTTTCAACCTGAGAAATATATATTAACAGCCAACATACAGAAAACATATAAGTAACACTATCTTAGATATGATCTAATTACTTTGataattaatttttttaattttattttgttaGTTTCCTAAATTATTAAAGATAAAATGAGTACCCTCGGGGTGAAGGTTACACCAACTCGAATATCTCCACAGTAGCTTTCGTTACTATCCACAACACGAAACTTTTGAGGATGTAGTTCAGCGCTTCCATTCTCCACTCCTAGTTCCAAAAGTTCTTTCAAGTATATCCTGAATGCACGACAATAACAATAAGGAtagaatattttaaaaaaaatcgtGTAATTTTGTCAACCAATAATAAAGATTTCAGGGTATCAGGGTCTTACGTTGTTTGTCCTAAGTTGTCATCAGATGAGAAGGTGTCATGATCCATTATCTTTAGAACAAGCTTAGGTTGCTTGTCCTCACCTGGATATTCTACCCTAAAAGTGAACTTTTCGTTCCACTTATGATTACTTCCCTGCCCTGCATAATTTTAAGGTTTCATATATAACGAGTAAATGGATCAGGTTTAAAGATATTTTGGGATAATATTTACATCTTTTTACGTCACCAAAGTctatagtatatatataataatggttAACTTTGACAATGAATTAACATATCTTTGATGAGATGAAGCGTACAAACTAAATAAAAAATGCACCTATTTAATTATTGCCATACTATTTCTCAAATGGTGACATATGACAAATGTATCAGACGAGGATAAAAAAAACATGCGCTTCGCTGTAAGATGGTTTTGGCTGGTTCATGGTCAGTTTATTGCACTTTTAACGGTTGATTAATCgaacatttaaaaaaaatatttaaaaaaagagggggaatataaaaaaaatacgcttcaATGCAAGGTGATTTTGGTCGGTTAACAGTTAGTTTAGTGAACGGTTCATTTAATTTAACATTAAAAAATAAAGAATGTAAAatgatagtaaaaaaaaaaagtagGAAAAAAGCATAAAGAAAATCATTAGAAAGTAAGTTTTTTTATAAAAAGAAAACTTGAATAACTAAGTTACCCCTAAAAGTGGGAATATTACCAAGGTGATACTATGAATAGTAAATTGTATCCCTTTTAGTGTGTgtagataatagataataataataataataataataataataataataataataataataataataataataataataaaataatagtagATAATTGTTAAAGTTTGTTTATTTACCTTTGGCAATAGTGCTCTTATGCTCTTGACTCCTGTATTGGATTAATACATATGGATCTATTTTGTCTGCTCAATAACAAATAAAGAGCATTGAGTTATCTGGTGTTCGCTATCAATGACTTTTTATCGATAATCAAGATAAGTTGCATAACAACTATAAGAAGAATCGGAATAGGAGTAATAAGTAATAACGTACTGAGGAAATCGGACTTTTTAAGACCGTGAGCATCAACAAGATTTACCTCCATTATTCCAATTGTCATTGTTTTCAAACTTCTCTAAACCTTATATGTTTACCCGTTTATTCGTTTGATATACCTCCCTAAATCACACAGAAGAATAAACTGAAAATGAAACTAAATTTAGTAGACTTCAATGTATATGAAGAGCTAATCAAGATTGAAAGATACATATAATATTACAAGTTAAGCCCCCAAAGTTTGAAGTCATGCAAAACAACcaacttgtaattataattattgatGTCAAATGTTAATTTAATTACTAAAAAGGATGTTAAAGTGTGAAAAGGTGGTGTAAGACCATAGATAACGCAGGCGTTTGTCGCCGTTTTCCGACCACAAACGCCCGGAATGGGCGTTTGTGGGCGTTTGTGGAGGGGCGTTTGTGCTTTAAAAACGCTGGTACAAACGCAATTTAAGGGGACGTGGCACGTTTTGATTGGTTCAAATTTTATATCCGTTGGAGAAGCTAGccgttgctttttttttttttcttctataaaTACACACTCTTTATTTTCATTTTTCACACTTGTATTCACTACACACTCACATATATACACactcacatatatataaaagtttatattTTCTTTTTGTTTTAGTAACTAAAAAATATGGATTTTTTAGCCTTAAGTATCGATTTGCTATTCGATTCAACGTCGTCCGAAGAAGAGGAAGAAATCCAACCAAGAACTCGTTTTCAAAGACAACCACGACGTTTTTTAAATAGAGATCGTGAAGCAGCGGGTCAATTATTGTGGAACGATTACTTTTGTGAAAATCCGACGTTTCTGGACGACATTTTCAAGAGACGATTTCGGATGCGCAAAGTTTTATTTCTCCGTATCAAAGACGGTATTCTTCAACACTTTTATACTCCTAATGCCCCCGATCATTTTACTTTTTTCCAACAACGTCCGGATGCACTTGGACGTCTTGGTTTCTCAACTATTCAAAAAATAACTTGCGCGTTACGGCAATTATCGTATGGGATGACCGCGGATATATTTGATGAATATATTAAAATGGCGGAAAAAACGGGTTATGTTACTTTAAATAATTTTTGCAAGTGTATAATTGACTTATATGGGCGGGAATATTTGAGGAAGCCTAATGCAACTGACATTGCTCGGTTGTATTCGGCGCACGAGGAGAAACATGGTTTCAAGGGAATGTTGGGTAGTATTGACTGTATACATTGGGCATGGAAAAATTGTCCCGTAGCATGGAAAGGTCAATATACGAGAGGTGATCACGGTCACCCGACGATCATGCTTGAAGCGGTTGCTTCATACGATATGTGGATATGGCATGCGTTTTTTGGGATGGCGGGTTCAAACAATGACATTAATGTGTTAAATCATTCTCCGTTGTTTGATTCCCTTCGTAAGGATAGAGCCGCACCTTCACCGTTTGAAGTAAACGGAAACCAGTATCCCTTTGGTTACTACTTGGCGGACGGGATATATCCCGATTGGACAACACTAATAAAGGGGTACACGACTCCAATTGAAGAGCCTAGAAAAAAATTTACTAGATTTCAAGCGAGTGCTAGAAAGGATGTTGAGCGTACATTTGGTGTTTTACAAGGTCGGTTTGCGATTTTAAAAACACCGGCACGAGTTATGAGTGTTAATAAGATGAGAAGGATAATGTATAGTTGTATTGTTATGTACAACATGATACAAGAAGATAACGGGTTTGCGTTAAGTACTTGGGAACAAGAATAGTTAGATAAACCCGAAAACCGGCCTCGTCGCAATATTCGAAGAAGGGTCAAAGATCGTCGATCACGAGAGAAAGAGATTCGCGATCGAGACGTGCACGATCAACTTCGTGAAGATTTAACGACTCATATTTGGAACCTCCCGCCAAACTTTCGCTCGATGCATAACTAGTGTTTTTTTTAATAATGtactgtaatgttttttttttttttttttttttgcgtgttttttttttaaataattaatgtacttttgtctaattaagtttatattttgtattaaacaaaataaaaaataatttaaaaacaattaaaaaaaagaaaaaggaaatgcCACGTCACAGGCTTACCAAAACAAAAGCCCCCCATTAcaactcccccccccccccccccccaaaatgtCATGGCCCAGTCACAGTTTTTCCCCAAAAAGTGCAACTCCACCACTCCACGTCACAGTCACCATTATCTATGGTCTAACTGGTGTCATTGTTTTGAACACGACAATTTCAAGATTCCTTCAATACAATGACGTCTTAGACCTCTTGTAGCGGCAGCATGCAACGACGTGGGGAGGGTGAGGTGGCTTCAAGCGCCGCCCCCCATGTCCAGTATCAAGGCATTGCTTTTTGATTTTATCGAGCGTTCTTTGGATAGTCACGGCCCAAGCAACGGCAAGGCAAGCAATATGATTGGTTGCTTttttgttaata
Proteins encoded in this region:
- the LOC139864792 gene encoding 16 kDa phloem protein 1-like encodes the protein MTIGIMEVNLVDAHGLTKSDFLNNIDPYVLIKYKSQEHKSTVAKGQGSNPKWNEKFSFRVEFPGADEQPKLVLKIMDHDTFSADDYIGQTTIYLKEVLELGVENGTAEIRTQKYSVVNSSETYSGDIRVGITFTPREETETYGQEFGGWKENRW
- the LOC139862971 gene encoding F-box protein CPR1-like produces the protein MDVVGEILARLDVEDVLRCKSVCKSWYNYLSTSYFVNKVHLKHSINRNREHGDLRIQLHYKFFYSTNNMVGSCNGLVCISFFKKRDRFLVTNPSTREVRELPMLLPYKFNNRVVWGFGYDSTTDDYKVVFGSDKSNHHMGFQVLSLKSNKWKYTVGECDDYLTYNAHHRFLAGVLYDGALHWFVNDMKKNKTVILSYDLSLDKFKEVPQPCDAKYVCGDEHENILGVFEGCLCIIRPYDLVSDDCHAWVMRNYNCWQMLPHDYQGNKYAAPAATIAYKLDRLPNNTWRLCDDDKGNVDLSSQDWFNIPAPIYVKSLVSPYLFMKPSNNNNNNKRELDSSFEKPEKKNKKRIFLSL
- the LOC139863297 gene encoding 16 kDa phloem protein 1-like; this translates as MTIGIMEVNLVDAHGLKKSDFLNKIDPYVLIQYRSQEHKSTIAKGQGSNHKWNEKFTFRVEYPGEDKQPKLVLKIMDHDTFSSDDNLGQTTIYLKELLELGVENGSAELHPQKFRVVDSNESYCGDIRVGVTFTPRVETEAYAQDFGGWKESQCQNRRM
- the LOC139863298 gene encoding protein ALP1-like; protein product: MDFLALSIDLLFDSTSSEEEEEIQPRTRFQRQPRRFLNRDREAAGQLLWNDYFCENPTFLDDIFKRRFRMRKVLFLRIKDGILQHFYTPNAPDHFTFFQQRPDALGRLGFSTIQKITCALRQLSYGMTADIFDEYIKMAEKTGYVTLNNFCKCIIDLYGREYLRKPNATDIARLYSAHEEKHGFKGMLGSIDCIHWAWKNCPVAWKGQYTRGDHGHPTIMLEAVASYDMWIWHAFFGMAGSNNDINVLNHSPLFDSLRKDRAAPSPFEVNGNQYPFGYYLADGIYPDWTTLIKGYTTPIEEPRKKFTRFQASARKDVERTFGVLQGRFAILKTPARVMSVNKMRRIMYSCIVMYNMIQEDNGFALSTWEQE